In the Anastrepha obliqua isolate idAnaObli1 chromosome 1, idAnaObli1_1.0, whole genome shotgun sequence genome, one interval contains:
- the LOC129235647 gene encoding piggyBac transposable element-derived protein 3-like, whose amino-acid sequence MARRGLSLQEMLDFIQELDEAEDQNQLCDIPTTLYIEPPVDANESGEDDPEDDCAGIPDNVCPAQLRAPNPGDLPVIEVEDTYNEMEDEETTANRSESPMRKRLRTIEPKPSNVALPSGNKETVFEWVKKKSSSLIPIFPSANYEDCRHSLPHEQFEKFFDDTLLEHICQQSALYSVEQNRRRAFIGILIVTGYNYHSNYKHLWSQDEDIRNNLVSNTMRRNRFQEILQNLHFEENSKASSKDAPNPDKMWKLRPLTDHLKAKMIENFHPEQNLSFDEKPESLDPFGRHDPPNDAA is encoded by the exons ATGGCACGTCG CGGCTTATCGTTGCAAGAAATGCTTGATTTCATTCAAGAACTCGATGAAGCAGAAGATCAAAATCAACTGTGTGATATTCCAACCACTCTTTATATCGAGCCTCCTGTGGATGCCAACGAATCTGGCGAAGATGACCCTGAAGATGATTGTGCGGGCATTCCAGATAATGTTTGCCCGGCTCAGCTAAGAG cACCAAATCCAGGAGATTTGCCTGTTATTGAGGTTGAAGACACTTATAATGAGATGGAGGATGAAGAAACAACGGCTAATCGTTCAGAATCTCCAATGAGGAAGCGCTTACGTACAATTGAACCGAAACCTTCAAACGTTGCATTGCCATCAGGAAACAAGGAAACTGTATTTGAATGGGTCAAAAAGAAATCGTCATCTCTAATTCCAATTTTTCCAAGCGCAAATTACGAAGATTGTCGCCATTCACTGCCACACgaacagtttgaaaaattttttgatgacACATTATTGGAACATATTTGCCAACAAAGTGCGTTATATTCGGTGGAACAGAATAGACGTAGAGCATTCATAGGCATATTGATCGTCACTGGCTACAATTATCACTCCAATTACAAACATTTGTGGAGTCAGGATGAAGACATTCGGAACAATCTTGTCAGTAACACCATGCGTCGGAATCGTTTTCAAGAGATTTTGCAAAATCTCCACTTCGAAGAAAATTCCAAGGCTTCTTCAAAAGATGCCCCAAATCCTGACAAAATGTGGAAACTGCGTCCTCTTACGGatcatttgaaagcaaaaatgatagaaaatttcCATCCGGAACAAAATCTTTCTTTCGACGAAA